The following nucleotide sequence is from Plectropomus leopardus isolate mb unplaced genomic scaffold, YSFRI_Pleo_2.0 unplaced_scaffold14807, whole genome shotgun sequence.
GTGGCATGGTAGGATATGTCCCTCTTCACTTGCCTGTGGTAACCTGGATAGCAGTgctgcaggaaaacaacatTGCAGACTTTTGTTGAGGCATCTGTTGATAATCTGTCTAAACttagtacaaacacacacacagtcatactTACAGCTGTGCAGTTGTTATGTCTCAAAAGACACAGGTGAACCTGGCAGTGCAGATAGATGGATGAAAAGTTGGTAAAGGTGAACAGCCTAAAGGAGAATCGGGACACGGTGGAGATACCGTTCTGAATCAGCTGTACTCTATCGTCTGCTGTGTTAGGACACCTGGAAGACAAGGAAAGTTGTAAGACCTATGGTATTAACAGATGGGCTGCAAAGGAAACAGGGCAAAGTTGCTAAAGAGAGGATGGGTGGAGCAAGTGAAAAGAGGCCTTTGAGCGCTAAAATAAGAAGAATTTCCAAAAGTTTCTTTACTCTGCACTAATGAGATCCCAGCGGACAGCGTAGTTGGCAAGGTTGACAGGTGTTGCCCAACAAGAGTCTATAACGGTGGAGATCTGCCTTCCATCGACTCCCTCTGTCCGCACCTCGATGTACAATCTTTCATCGATTTCCATTTCTATGTTTCTGTCACTGGTCAGGGGGTAGTGGAAGCCAGCGTCCTGGTAGGGGATTATTCTCATATGATACTGTCCATGGATAGACGAATGCTTCTTCCTCACAATGctatgaaaaaacataataaaaatagtatGACTACATTTGGGAAGGAACAAAATGTACATAACATGTGCTAAATAAAGTCCTTCTGGAAATCTTGATGCAGataagaaaagaagagaagtgGCAGACTCCTGAATGTCATTTTATATTGTTGGTTGAAATAGTAGAATTATTAGTGAAGGTGCAAAGTTGGTGGGCAGTTTTACAGAATTTTCAACAACCAAAACTCCTTTTTTCAATCTTTATCCATGCTACTGTCATCATAAAACACCACTGCTGCAGAGGATAGTACTCAAGTACTCAAAAAGGTGCAGATGTAGCGCTTTTAAAAGTACAGGTTTTTGGAATACATAATCATTGAAACCCTACTAGTATTATGCCATTATGAATAGAACTTCACCATTAAAAGAGATGTGAtcatttatatttagttttcaatATCTCAGTCAAGGAATTAATCAAAGTAATCATACAGATATGATGGTGTTACCTCTCTATAGGGTTGATGCCCACAGACATAGACAGGGCCTGGTCCAAAGGGTATTCACAGCAGAAAGGTAGATTAATGCTCCTCTGATGACTGAATAGGCCTTGATGAAGATCCTCATTGGC
It contains:
- the LOC121964252 gene encoding pancreatic secretory granule membrane major glycoprotein GP2-like, with protein sequence CSAVSAYERTCSILGLNIPEWRSALQCAESDPCEQLDCTEHEWCGEKDGVYGCFCDEHHHQSNNESYDLSITCVSSSGTMSVSRCQLFEAGFHSSALHLRDASCKGTLQDGRLVFNFNNDDQLCGTVLRSNGTHFIYENTIQANEDLHQGLFSHQRSINLPFCCEYPLDQALSMSVGINPIESIVRKKHSSIHGQYHMRIIPYQDAGFHYPLTSDRNIEMEIDERLYIEVRTEGVDGRQISTVIDSCWATPVNLANYAVRWDLISAECPNTADDRVQLIQNGISTVSRFSFRLFTFTNFSSIYLHCQVHLCLLRHNNCTAHCYPGYHRQVKRDISYH